A window of the Phalacrocorax aristotelis chromosome 9, bGulAri2.1, whole genome shotgun sequence genome harbors these coding sequences:
- the ABCD4 gene encoding lysosomal cobalamin transporter ABCD4 isoform X3, with the protein MLKSFDQFICNMMYVSWRKSLTEYLHSCYFQGQVYYNLHVLREDIDNPDQRISQDVERFCRQLSSMASKLIISPFTLAYYTYQCFHSTGWLGPVSIFGYFIIGTIVNKVLMSPIVSKLVQQEKLEGDFRFKHMQIRVNAEPAAFYRAGRVEHMRTDRRLQSLLQSQRELIGKELWLYIGINTFDYLGSILSYMVIAIPIFTGVYSELSPTELSALVSKNAFVSIYLIGCFSQLINISSTMTDVAGYTHRIGELQETLLSLGRKKNANYSEAKVSWDLDSLSGENPVPRDTAFLLEQVTLSVPSSGKLLIKDLSLRISQGNSVMIVGNTGTGKTSLLRVLGGLWESTRGSIKMLTCFGPRGVVFLPQRPFFTDGSLREQVIYPLKEIYPVSGPADDERIVRCLELAGLIDLLERAEGLDEQVDWNWYDVLSPGEMQRLSFARLFYLQPKYAVLDEATGALTEEVEHELYRVCLQLGMTLISVGHRASLEKFHSWILKLHGEGRWELTRCEKMKRLPAGEGC; encoded by the exons GGACCAGCGCATCAGCCAGGATGTGGAGAGGTTCTGCAGGCAGCTAAGCTCCATGGCCAGCAAGCTCATCATCTCTCCCTTCACGCTGGCCTACTACACATACCAGTGCTTCCACAG CACAGGCTGGCTAGGCCCAGTGAGCATCTTTGGGTATTTCATTATTGGGACGATCGTCAATAAGGTATTGATGAGCCCGATTGTGTCTAAActtgtgcagcaggaaaaactGGAAGGGGATTTCAG GTTCAAGCACATGCAGATTCGTGTCAATGCGGAACCAGCTGCCTTCTACAG GGCCGGGCGAGTGGAGCACATGCGCACGGATAGGAGGCTGCAGAGCCTTCTGCAGTCCCAGAGGGAGCTGATAGGCAAGGAGCTGTGGCTATACA TTGGGATCAACACCTTTGACTACCTGGGCAGCATCCTGAGCTACATGGTCATTGCCATTCCCATCTTTACTGGGGTCTACAGTGAACTGAGTCCAACAGAGCTCAGCGCCCTTGTCAGCAAG AATGCCTTTGTTTCCATCTACCTCATTGGCTGCTTCAGCCAGCTCATAAATATCTCCAGCACCATGACTGATGTAGCTGGCTACACGCACAG GATTGGTGAACTGCAGGAGACCTTGCTGAGccttggcagaaaaaaaaatgctaactACTCAGAAGCCAAAGTCAGCTGGGATTTGGACAG CCTTTCTGGGGAGAACCCAGTGCCAAGGGACACAGCTTTCCTTCTGGAGCAAGTGACGCTCTCAGTGCCATCCTCTGGCAAGCTGCTCATCAAGGACCTGAGCCTCAGGATCTCACAAGGAAACAGCGTGATGATTGTGGGGAACACTGGCACAGGGAAGACATCTCTCCTGAGGGTCCTTGGGGGACTGTGGGAGAGCACACGGG GGAGCATCAAGATGCTGACCTGCTTTGGCCCCCGGGGAGTGGTGTTCCTGCCGCAGCGGCCCTTCTTCACCGACGGAAGCCTTCGTGAGCAG GTGATCTATCCCCTGAAGGAAATCTATCCAGTTTCAG GGCCTGCAGATGATGAGAGAATTGTGCGATGCCTTGAGCTGGCTGGGCTG ATTGATTTGCTGGAGAGGGCTGAAGGACTGGACGAGCAGGTGGACTGGAACTG GTATGACGTCCTGTCCCCAGGGGAGATGCAGAGGCTCTCATTTGCACGGCTCTTCTACCTCCAGCCAAAATATGCGG TGCTAGATGAAGCCACTGGCGCCCTGACAGAAGAGGTGGAGCATGAACTATACCGTGTGTGCCTTCAGCTAGGCATGACGCTGATCAGTGTGGGACATAGGGCCAGCCTGGAAAAG TTCCACAGCTGGATTTTGAAACTTCATGGGGAGGGAAGATGGGAGCTCACTCGATGCGAGAAGATGAAACGGCTCCCAGCTGGGGAAGGATGCTGA